The following DNA comes from Streptomyces pristinaespiralis.
GGCGAGCTCGTCGACCGGCTCGTCGGGCCCGGCCACATGGCGGGTCCGGATGCCGGCACGGCTGCGGATCCACTCGTCACTGGTGTCGACCATGGCCGCCAGGTCGTCGTTGGTGAGCACCTTGGAGGGCTGATAGTGCCCGAGCGCGACGACACGTGAGCCGGTCATGGATGGCGTTCTCCTCGCTCAGTGAGCAGGAAAGACCCAGTCTTGGCTGCTACCGACCGGTACGGCGGCACGTGATCCCACAGCTTCCCGCCCCGGACTTTGGAGCTTCCCGAAGGGTGCCCGGCGGCCGCGGGGCCCGGCGTGACGCGACCCTTGACCCTCCGAAAGGCATACTGTAGACAATATTCTGTCGACTTACCCTCCTCGCATTCCTCCCTCGCTCGGTCGTCAACCGAACGGAGAGCCCCGTGAAAGTCGCAGTTGTCGGCGCCGGAGCCATCGGCGCGTATGTCGGGGCCGCGCTCCACCGCGCCGGCGCCGAGGTCCATCTCATCGCCCGCGGCGCCCACCTCGCGGCCATGCGCCGCGACGGCGTCCGTGTGCTCAGTCCCCGTGGTGATTTCACCGCCCGGCCGAACGCCACCGACGACCCGTCCTCCGTCGGCCCCGTCGACCATGTCTTCCTCGGCCTCAAGGCCAACTCCTACGCCGCCTCTGGCCCGCTGGTGCACCCGCTGCTGCACGAACGCACGTCGGTCGTCGCCGCGCAGAACGGCATCCCGTGGTGGTACTTCCACGGCCTGCCCGGGCCCTACGCCGGCCGCCGCATCGAGAGCGTCGACCCGGGCGGCGCCGTCAGCGCGACGCTGCCGCCGGAACGCGCCATCGGCTGTGTCGTCTACGCCGCCACGGAACTCGAGGCACCGGGCGTCGTACGGCACCTGGAAGGCACCCGGTTCTCCATCGGCGAGCCGGACCGGACCGTGTCGCCGCGCTGTGTCGAGTTCAGCGACGCCATGATCGCCGGCGGCCTCAAGTGCCCGGTGGAACGGGACCTGCGCAACGACATCTGGATCAAGCTGCTCGGCAACATCTCCTTCAACCCGATCAGCGCGCTGTCCCGGGCCACGATGGCGCAGATCTGCCGCCACCGGGACA
Coding sequences within:
- a CDS encoding 2-dehydropantoate 2-reductase, which encodes MKVAVVGAGAIGAYVGAALHRAGAEVHLIARGAHLAAMRRDGVRVLSPRGDFTARPNATDDPSSVGPVDHVFLGLKANSYAASGPLVHPLLHERTSVVAAQNGIPWWYFHGLPGPYAGRRIESVDPGGAVSATLPPERAIGCVVYAATELEAPGVVRHLEGTRFSIGEPDRTVSPRCVEFSDAMIAGGLKCPVERDLRNDIWIKLLGNISFNPISALSRATMAQICRHRDTKALVETMMHETLEVAAAVGCRPEISVERRLAGAERVGDHKTSTLQDLEKGKPLELDVLLAAVVELAALTRTPVPKLCAVHALADLLASTSTPSTGSAA